From the genome of Duffyella gerundensis, one region includes:
- the ybjM gene encoding inner membrane protein YbjM, with amino-acid sequence MPLRAVRLSAVINCLSLYCAIFILARYSAALGQHGQPALLLFMLPGALAGLIARPNAVTVALSGALLATPVCLLMLALPLLNLSSPLQEFAWHASAIFLCVCGALLVSLWRALFPRRQLH; translated from the coding sequence ATGCCATTGCGTGCCGTTCGCCTGTCCGCGGTGATTAATTGCCTGTCGCTTTACTGCGCGATTTTTATTCTGGCCCGCTACAGCGCGGCGCTGGGCCAACATGGTCAGCCGGCCCTGTTGCTGTTTATGCTGCCTGGCGCGCTGGCTGGGCTGATCGCGCGTCCCAACGCGGTCACGGTGGCGCTAAGCGGCGCGCTGCTGGCGACGCCAGTCTGTCTGCTGATGCTGGCCCTGCCGCTGTTAAATCTGTCGAGCCCGCTGCAGGAATTTGCCTGGCACGCCAGCGCCATTTTCCTCTGCGTCTGCGGGGCGCTGCTGGTCAGCCTGTGGCGCGCCTTGTTCCCGCGCCGTCAGCTGCACTAA
- a CDS encoding GrxA family glutaredoxin, with protein MIAVIFGRPGCPYCVRAKELAENIAGQREDFDFRYVDIQAEGITKADLEKTVGKPVQTVPQIFVDEQHVGGYTEFAAYANANLMTA; from the coding sequence ATGATCGCTGTAATTTTTGGTCGCCCAGGCTGCCCTTATTGTGTGCGTGCTAAAGAGCTGGCCGAGAACATTGCCGGACAACGCGAGGATTTTGATTTCCGTTACGTTGATATCCAGGCTGAAGGTATCACCAAGGCGGATTTAGAAAAAACCGTCGGCAAGCCGGTGCAAACCGTGCCGCAGATTTTCGTCGATGAGCAGCATGTTGGCGGCTATACCGAATTTGCCGCTTATGCCAACGCGAATCTCATGACTGCCTGA
- a CDS encoding YbjC family protein has protein sequence MARNPQGAPRPPAAKSLASLPLPVLLLEGAGALMLVVAWIAFNDVLPLPDWLQGKTAARLLIAAAVCCMLPAAIIMMWRTAQIIAPQLFATSAPKKERDKHDADH, from the coding sequence ATGGCGCGTAATCCGCAGGGTGCGCCGCGCCCGCCTGCGGCAAAAAGCCTGGCCTCGCTGCCGCTGCCGGTCCTGCTGCTGGAGGGCGCGGGCGCGCTGATGTTGGTGGTGGCGTGGATCGCCTTTAATGATGTATTGCCGCTGCCCGACTGGCTACAAGGCAAAACAGCTGCCAGGCTGCTTATCGCCGCGGCGGTCTGCTGTATGCTGCCCGCGGCGATAATAATGATGTGGCGCACGGCGCAAATTATCGCGCCGCAGCTGTTCGCCACATCGGCCCCTAAAAAAGAGAGAGACAAGCATGACGCCGACCATTGA
- the nfsA gene encoding oxygen-insensitive NADPH nitroreductase has product MTPTIELLCSHRSVRAFTDREVSEETRQAIIAAAQSASTSSFLQCSSIVRITDRAMREKLVELTGGQEWVGSAPEFWVFCADFNRHQQIVPDAQLGRAEQLLLGCVDTALMAQNAMVAAESLDMGGVFIGGIRNNIAEVTELLQLPKFVLPLFGFCLGWPESHPDVKPRMPQAMLVHENHYQPVDKQVLAEYDRQLNDYYHQRDSNQRSETWSGLIERLIMKETRPFILDYLHQQGWATK; this is encoded by the coding sequence ATGACGCCGACCATTGAATTACTTTGCTCACACCGTTCTGTTCGCGCCTTCACCGATCGTGAAGTCAGCGAGGAGACACGCCAGGCGATTATTGCCGCTGCGCAATCTGCATCCACCTCCAGTTTCCTGCAGTGCTCATCCATTGTGCGCATCACCGATCGCGCCATGCGCGAGAAGCTGGTCGAACTCACCGGCGGTCAGGAATGGGTTGGCAGCGCACCGGAATTTTGGGTGTTCTGCGCCGATTTTAATCGTCATCAGCAGATCGTGCCCGACGCACAACTGGGCCGCGCTGAACAGCTGCTGCTCGGCTGCGTTGATACCGCGCTGATGGCACAGAACGCCATGGTGGCGGCAGAATCGCTCGATATGGGCGGCGTCTTCATCGGCGGCATTCGTAATAACATCGCCGAAGTGACAGAGTTGCTGCAGCTGCCGAAGTTTGTGCTGCCGCTGTTTGGCTTTTGTCTGGGTTGGCCGGAATCGCATCCGGACGTCAAACCGCGTATGCCGCAGGCGATGCTGGTGCATGAAAACCACTATCAGCCGGTCGATAAGCAGGTGCTGGCGGAATATGATCGTCAGCTCAACGACTATTACCATCAGCGTGACAGCAACCAGCGTTCAGAAACCTGGAGCGGCCTGATTGAGCGGCTGATCATGAAAGAAACTCGTCCGTTTATTCTCGATTATCTGCACCAGCAGGGCTGGGCAACCAAATAA
- the rimK gene encoding 30S ribosomal protein S6--L-glutamate ligase, protein MKIAILSRDGTLYSCKRLHDEALARGHEVDVIDPLSCYMNINPASPAVHLRGQPLGPFDAVIPRIGPATTFYGTAVLRQFEMSGSYPLNESVAITRARDKLRSLQLLARQGIDMPVTGFASSPDDTHDLIEMVGGAPLVVKLVEGTQGIGVVLAETRQAAESVIDAFRGLNAHILVQEFIREARGCDIRCLVIGDDVVAAIEREAKEGDFRSNLHRGGRARQVEISEQERAMAVKAVATLGLDVAGVDILRAARGPLVMEVNASPGLEGIEKISGMNIAAMMIAWIEQHAQPGFCLKTGG, encoded by the coding sequence GTGAAAATAGCCATTTTGTCGCGGGATGGAACGCTCTATTCCTGCAAGCGACTGCACGACGAAGCGCTGGCGCGTGGGCATGAGGTGGACGTTATCGATCCGCTCTCCTGCTACATGAATATCAATCCCGCGTCGCCCGCCGTGCATCTGCGCGGCCAACCGCTCGGGCCGTTTGATGCGGTGATTCCGCGCATTGGCCCGGCCACCACCTTTTATGGTACGGCGGTGCTGCGGCAGTTTGAGATGAGCGGCAGCTACCCGCTGAACGAGTCGGTGGCGATCACCCGTGCGCGTGACAAGCTGCGTTCATTACAGCTGCTGGCGCGGCAGGGGATAGATATGCCGGTTACCGGTTTTGCCTCCTCGCCGGACGACACCCATGATCTGATCGAGATGGTGGGCGGCGCGCCGCTGGTGGTCAAGCTGGTGGAAGGCACGCAGGGCATTGGCGTGGTGCTGGCAGAAACGCGCCAGGCGGCGGAGAGCGTGATCGACGCTTTTCGCGGGCTGAACGCGCACATTCTGGTGCAGGAATTTATCCGCGAAGCGCGCGGCTGCGACATTCGCTGTCTGGTGATTGGCGATGATGTGGTCGCCGCCATTGAGCGCGAGGCGAAAGAGGGCGATTTCCGTTCTAATTTGCATCGCGGCGGCCGGGCGCGTCAGGTCGAGATCAGCGAGCAGGAGCGAGCGATGGCGGTGAAAGCCGTCGCTACGCTGGGGCTGGACGTGGCAGGCGTGGATATTTTGCGCGCCGCGCGTGGCCCGTTGGTGATGGAAGTCAACGCGTCGCCCGGTCTCGAAGGCATCGAAAAGATCAGCGGCATGAACATCGCGGCGATGATGATTGCATGGATTGAACAGCACGCGCAGCCCGGTTTCTGTCTGAAAACCGGTGGCTGA